Within Citrus sinensis cultivar Valencia sweet orange chromosome 1, DVS_A1.0, whole genome shotgun sequence, the genomic segment TTCTTCCATTCCCTTTGGAAATTGAAGAAGCATCCTTCAATGTTCCTTCCtaatatcattttctttcaacaaaTCAGGAAAATGGTCTCACCAAAAAAGCTTTGTCCTACCTCATAACATAAAgtagaaatgaaaatatacTGAACccaaaaaggaataaaaaaagagtggAAAAACTTCTAAAAGTTTTGGGCAGCAGGTTAAGTTAATTACATAATCTGAAAATGATAGTCAATTATTAAATCAGAACTAAAGAAAAACATTCAGCCTTTGACAAAAGAGAGGCTTGTATACTGAACGACTTCGCTGTGCATCAACATAAATAGATTGCAAAGCTCAATGCAATTACTACGGTCCTTAACATTATCATCATCAGTCACAACCAGCCTTCCTATTGATtccttatttataaaaatggaaaagacaTGGAAAGTAAGCACGATAAAAATGTACATACCTACAAAACCAAGGTGGGCGTTCAGATAATCCAACATTTATATCAATATCAGGTTGCTGCTTTGATTCCTTGTTCGACTTGGCATTCATCCCATTTGACACTTTGCCTTCACCCTTAGGACCATATTTCTCCTGAGTACAAAAGTTTCAAATCCAAAGCCAAATGTCATAATCTGGCTGGACTCTTTAACACTTAAATATCAATCCAATATATCCTGGATTACATAGAACTCAAATCTGAAGCGAAAGTATACGAAGCCTGGATTCGGAAACTAACACATGGTAGAACAAATAACATTCTAATTATAAGTGAGAAATGCATGGccataatttaataacattaattaatcagTGATACAGTAGAATTGGAAAGATAAGAAATGAGAAACACACCGCTTCAGTAATGCACTGTGTGTGGCTCTGAACATTTTGCTGCCCGAATATTTCTCCACAATCGATGCATGATAACTGAGCAATTAGCAAAAGCCAAAAAAGctaattatgattattattcgAATATCTTAGTGGCAATGAATCTGCTGAATATttctcccaaaaaaaagaaaaaaagaaaaacaacaaataaggGAAACGGAGACCTTGGAGGCACAGCAAATTCTGAAGTGATTGGAAAGCTTCGGCTTCTTCAGATTCTCGCCACAATCTTCACACTGAAACCACACCATCTTTTTTCTAGGGTTCAAGGGACGGAGAGAGCTGTGCAATTAGAAAGTAGGGTAATTCAgggttttaaaataataggaTTTAATGACATATATCTTGTCATTAATGGAAACGTTGTGTCGTAGAGACAAATTAGAAGctataaagattaaaatggGCCGGAGTGGTGGGCTTGCATTATACTGGAAGTCTACATACAAAGTCAACTTACTGAAATATGggagaaattttattgatgttGTAGTTGAGGAGTCGGATTTGGGGAAATGGCGTGTTACTGGTTTTTATGGTTTTCCTGAATCATGTCAACGTCGGGATTCATGAAACTTGCTTCGATCACTTGCTTCCTTCTCAAAGTTGCCGTGGGAGTGTCTAGGGGATTTTAATGACCTCTTACAATTGAGTGAGAAAAGAGGAAATCGCGAGCACCCAAACTGGAAGTTTCGTGGTTTCCAAGATGTTGTGGCTAATTCAGAGTTCATGGATTTGGGCATGGAAGGGTATCAATTCACGTGGGAAAGGTTTCGGGGAACTACAATTTGGGTGGAGGAGCGCTTGGATAGAGCTTTTGCGACTGCAAATTGGTTTTGGCTTTTCCCCAAAGCTAGAGTAGCTTGCCTTGAAGCATCCTGTTCCAATCACCTCCTGATTCTTTTAGAACCAGTTCCTTTGGTTCCTACGTCCAGATTCAAACAATTTCAGTTTGAGAATATGTGGCTTCGTGAACCCGATTGTGAGGAAATCGTTAAGGATAGCTGGAACGATCGAGGGGGCTGTTCAATTCAAGATAAAATCTTAGCTTGTGGTAATGAATTGAGGCGTTGGGGAGACCATCTCCCTGTGACTTTAAAGGTCGCATTTCTAAGTGTAAAAAGAGAATGAGCCTGTTACGAGGACGCCGCGACCGAGCCTGTTACGAGGACGCCGCGCTTTTTCGCTTTCTGCAGGATTTGGCCCGAACTGTTCGGCAGATTCCCACGCGTTACGCACCCGTTCGCCACTTTGTTCTCAACTGTTGACTAGGGCCAGTGGTGTACTCATCCGGACaaagttaatgatttaatCGAGTACTTCACACAACTATTTTCTTCTGGTGGTAGTGTGTGTGATGAAGTTCTGGATTGTGTTAAGGTTCGAATTAATGCTGAAAAGAACCAGACCCTCATGGAGCCTTTCATAGCTGCAGATGTCCATGACGCCATCTTTAGTATGCATCCTAATAAATCGCCAGGTCCCGATGGTATGAATCCtgcattttatcaaaaattttggCATATTGTTGGTAATGATATATCTATAGCTTTCTTGGACTGTATCTCTAATTGTGCATTCCCTGCTGCTTTAAATGATACATCCATTGTGTTGATCACTAAAAAGACACAGCCTGAACGGTTGGCCGATGTGAGACCAATAGCATTGTGCAATGTCTTGTACAAAATTATTGCAAAGATGTTGGCGAAACGTATGAAGGTAATTCTGGGCTCTCCTATTTCTGAAGCTCAAAGTGCCTTCGTACCTGGTCGAGCAATCACGGATAATATCCTAATTTCGGAAGAACTTGTACATTATCTAAAATGGAAGAGACAAGGAAAGGAGGGGGTCGCAGCTCTTAAGATTGATATGTCTAAAGCATATGACTAGATTGAATGGGGATTTCTTAAAGCAATTATGTTGAGAATGGGCTTTGCCGCTGATGGGTGGACTTAATAATGTTGTGTGTTACTACTGTTAATTACAAGATCATCCGTGAAGGCATAGAAGTGGGACCTATTGTGCTTAGCCGTGGACTTCGACAGGGCAATCCTTTATCGCCGTACATGTTCATCATTTGCGCAAAAAGGCTAAGCTCGCTGATCCATCATTATGAACAGGCGGGATTATTACATGGTGCTACAATGGCTAGGGGAGCACCTTCGATTACACACCTTTTTTTCACTGATGATTGCTTCCTATTCTTCAAAGCTACTGACCAAGAGGCTTGTTTAGTGAAGAATATTTTGACCATGTATGGATCCGCTTCGGGCCAGATAGTTAATTACAGCAAATCCTCAATATCTTTCAGTGCCAACGCCAAGGAGGAAGCTGTCAGATAGGTGTGTGGAGTTCTTGGAGTTGAAGCTACAGATGACCATGGTTTCTATCTTGGTTTACCATCTTGTATTGGCAGGTGGCAAAGTTGAGATTTTCAGATATATCCGAGACAAGGTATGGAAATGTCTTCAGGGGTGGAACCAAAAGCTACTTTCTAGAGTCGGAAAGGAGATTCTATTGAAGACAGTAGCACAGGCAATGCCTAATTTTGCCATGAATGTTTATCTCTTGCCCCTTGAGTTGTGTAGAGACCTTGAAAAAATGATGAACTTGTTTTGGTGTAGTACTCGTGGCAATGGCAGTGGAGGCATCAACTGCATGAGATGGGATAGATTGTGTAGGCCAAAAGCATATGGGGGACTTGGCTTCAAATAACtccacaattttaatatagcAATGTTAGGCAAACAAGGGTGGCGGTTACTATCTAATCCACAGACTCTTGTAAGTAAACTTTTCAAAGCTTGATATTTTCCTAAATCTTCCTTTGTTGAGGCTTCATTGGGCAGCAACCCGAGCTATGCTTGGAGATCGATTATGGCTGCTCAAAAAGTTATTATCTAGGGCAGCCGGACCCAAgtcgggggggggggggggacagCACACCACTATTGGTAATGCTCCTTGGCTCCCTGATAAGGAGAATGAACTTGTTACGACATAATTGACTGAAGAAATTGCTGCAGCCCCTATCAGTAGCCTCATGATACCGAACCAACGACGCTGGGATTATGATGTGATAAGGGACATTTTTAATAGAAGGGACTCTGAGCTAATCCTTCAGATTCCTCTTAGCTCACGACGTGCAAGTGATGAGTGGTATTGGCTTGCTGATTCGAAGGGGATTTACTCAGTTCGCAGCTGTTACAAGCTGCTAGACTCTATCAATGAGCCTCCTGACAGCTGTATTTGGTGCAAAATCTGGAAACTGGAAGTTCCTACAAAGGTCAAGAATTTCATTTGGCGTGCCGTAGCGAATGTTGTTCCCACTACTGATAATCTCATTCAACGACGTGTAGAGGTAAACTCCATATGTCCCATATGCAATGCATCAAACGAATCACTTTTGCATATTTTAGTAAAATGCCCTTTTGCTAAAACATGTTGGTTGTTATCGCTAGTTGGTTTTGTGGGTGGCTGTACGAATTTTGGTGTTTGGTTGGAGAACTTATTCACTCGTTGTAGCAGTGCTGATTGCAACATTGTGGCCATGATCTGTTGGAGTTTATGGATTAATCGAAATGGCAAGGTTTGGAGGAATAAATTCGGCAGGGTATCAACCATCCTTAATATGGCAGGCCAACATCTATTCCAGTGGCAGCAAGCTAAGAAGaacattttcattatttatgaACCTGCTGCTTTAAATCATGGGTCAATGTACTGGGAGAGACCTCGGGAGGGTTGGTTTAAATGTAATATTGATGCTGTGACTTTTCACTCGAGGGGAAAGGTTAGTTTTGGGGCTGTCATCAGTTGTTCAGAGGGCAGGTTTTTTGCAGCAAAATGTACTCCCTTGCTGGGACATTTTAGGGCTCGTGAGGCAGAAGCACAAGGTGTCAAATAAGCTCTTAGTTGGATTAAGTGTATTCATGCTCTtccaattattattaaaatagacTGTTTGGAGGTGTTCAATGCTATAAGCGACAATACTGTCTATCCTAATGGTTTTGGTCTTGTAATAGATGATTGTTGAGCTTTAGCTCGCTCCCTAGGAGAAGTGACTTTCTCTTTTGTTCGTCGATCTGCGACACTGCCGCCCATACTGTTGCAAGGGTGGGGAGTTCTATGTCAGGTCCGAGTGAGTGGAGACATGTTCCACCTCCCTGGTTATCTACTGCTTTGTCTATTTAATGAAATTCATAtttccctaaaaaaaaatgacatataTCTTCTTTGGTGGGCTCAGGAAATGTTTGGttgcattttataatttttacaatttcataatatattgTCCAATCCCAACCTCAACCTCATTTGACAAGATTTTTAGTTTGGACACATTAATCTTCCAAATGAAAGGCATAAGTTATCAAcaatttaactaattaattaaaattagtttgtaataataaattattcattcttaaataacaatattatgaTTGTGATTAACTTAtttcataaaacaaataaaatttacttacatttaattaattttcattcacgttaatttaaataatttttaggaaTTTTAATCCTACCCAAGATTTTGCAAGCAacaatatcaaacaaataattaatagaaacatagatggaaaataaaatcaatcacaCAACATAAGAATTTACGTAGAAAACTCTTATATTGAAGGAAAAACCACAGCCGTCAAGGATGATGATAGAAAAATCTactatgtgaaaaattattacaatcacTCTAGTATTTTTTCTCACACTCACTCAACCTCTCAATAGACTTACTGCTTCTCTCACACTAGAAATTGTTTACTTGTAGAGAACTTATTGTTGTGTTATGTCAACAAGTGAACCCAACCTCCctatatataatgattattttttgtaatataagtattatttttcttatactaATTGTACTCCTCCTTGAATAagtcaaatttcaaacaagaAATTACTTATTCATTAAATACGAATCTtactaaataagaaaatatccTAAGAaatctttattgaaaaataagatatatttcCTAACAATCTCTACTTTGgcaaatttttcaattaggTGACGAAACATGATCCATCGTGTTTCCACACAACCATGTTATCTCCACCTTCTTTATCTGCCTAAAACTACACTCACATAGGGCTTATGAGAATCGCTAATCTTGTGCTTTATCCAGCAACTATAATTCTCTACACCAAGAATTATCATACTCCACCTTATCTAGAGTATACAAATTCGACACATGTCGATCATCTTACTGAAAAACCTACTCTCATGTTTGC encodes:
- the LOC107176628 gene encoding uncharacterized protein LOC107176628, with protein sequence MLCVTTVNYKIIREGIEVGPIVLSRGLRQGNPLSPYMFIICAKRLSSLIHHYEQAGLLHGATMARGAPSITHLFFTDDCFLFFKATDQEALPTPRRKLSDRCVEFLELKLQMTMVSILVYHLVLAGGKVEIFRYIRDKVWKCLQGWNQKLLSRVGKEILLKTVAQAMPNFAMNVYLLPLELCRDLEKMMNLFWCSTRGNGSGGINCMRWDRLCRPKAYGGLGFK